ACAGTGCATCTAACAATCAGGTGTTAGTATCTGATTAGATTTTAATTTCGATAGGTTAGTTgaataattttgtttgttttccaaaaaaaaaatggtcttttattttcttagatAAAAAGGAACATCCGGATCATGGAAACCGCCCAAATATTGGTTCGAAAGCACAATAACAAGACATTTGCGGATAATATCTGAAGTGCGACATGTTATGCATGTAATGTATGCTATGATCCAGACGGCAAGGAAAAAAACATTTGCGGAGGGATCGTCTAAATTAAGAAATAAGGTCTGTATGGCAATTTGAGTTTCAAATGGATGGATTTTATTGCTTctgaagaaaaattaattacagTTTCAAAGCGGGAGGAGGACTTTGCTATCCTGTGCCTTTCTTGGAATTGGAATCCCAAAGAAGAAATTTGAAAGGGTTAAGAGTCATATTATCATCCGTGATGCATTCATTTGCGAAAGatacttattaattattatgtctatataaaatgtaaacaattaaaaaaaaaaaaactactttaaattgtaggagtttttttttttttttgaatttgccATACTACAATACATACTTTTCGTAACTCACTTCTTCTCCACGCAATTCCCTCTATTCCCTAGCCTGTGGTTTCTTTGTGTAGCATGTAGGCCACCCGTGGTAACTAGATCTATGGTCTCTTCCTCTCCATTTCTTTTGTGCAAAGAGAGGATGTCCTGTTGGGGATTATAAGTCATAAGTTCACTCCACCCTTTAGGGAGGGAGAGGATATGCTGAATGAGCTATAGCTCAACCGGTCATAAGTTTTTTGGATGTTTCTAATAATACCTCCAAAAGTCATGGCAAccctgtttttttattttgcctgcaagtgcacctcggTTAATTAATTCAAGGGGAAGCTCCCTCAGTCAAATGTCCCCTAGcaattgtttgcactcaaaaGGATTTGAGCCTTAGacctggagggagcataccaccaagactaaggtctttaccacttgagccaaccctaaGGATTTCTTTTTATACACGTCTGCTTTATCTGAAGTCTACCTCTAAATCTAAAGTCTGCTTTATATATTCACATGTTATATGGCATAATGGATTGGCTTCATTTTAGAACATGTTTGATTCATTACTTCTGAGTTTTCTTTGTCAGCTGTTTTACAAGTAGATTTTCATTCCTTGCCATATGCTGCAATTTACTCGAATCATTGTCTCAAAGATTTATGTACATTATTGTGTTGTAAATATGCCTTAACAGTTCCTGCTTTGACTGGTAGGTGGATTTTTGATTTGCTTTTTTTTGTACATTGTCCTGGGAGTCCCATTTATTCAACTTAGGGTGTTTTTTTTGGCGCGGTGGGTGGCGGGACACAAAAAGCCATGAAAATTGAAACTATTTGCTGCTTAGCAATTGGTGAACATTTTAGATTGATATAATCTCATCTTGTGCCTAACATTACTTTCCCATACAGGGATGCAAGCCACCCCCAGCTGAGATTGCAGGCACTTCAATTAACCTCAGTGCAAGTTCCTCTCTTCAACCAAGCCCACAATCCTCAAATTTTGCAAGTCCTATACCATCCTATCACGCCAGCCCTTCATCATCCTCATTTCCAAGCCCTACACGCTTTGATGCAGACCCCTCCTCTTACCTTCTGCCATTTCTCTGCAACATTACCTCCATTCCTACAAATCTCCCAACTCTTAGAATATCTAACAGTGCTCCTGTAACCCCACCTCTTTCATCACCAACCTCTAAAGGCTCAAAGCGGAAACCTGACTGGGAATCTCTTTTCAATGGCTCCCAAAACTCATTTCGCCACCCTCTCTTTGCTGCCTCTGCCCCTGCAAGCCCCACACGACGCCACCATATGACACCTGCCACAATACCAGAGTGTGATGAATCTGATGCTTCCACAGTTGACTCGGGTTGCGGGGTCAGTCTCCAGAAAGTTGCACATCTAGCAGCTCCTCCTTCACCAACGTTTAATTTGATGAAACCAGTGGCCCAGCAGGGTTTCCTCCGAGATGTTGATGGGCATGGAGGCCTAGACTGGGGGGCTGCAGCACAGAGAGGGAGAGGCGCAGAATTTGAGTTTGAGAGTGGCAACGTGAAGCCATGGGAGGGCGAGAGAATTCATGAAGTAGGAGCAGAAGATCTGGAGCTTACACTAGGGAGTGGGAAAGGCTGTTGTTAAGCATCCAGATGATGATCAGGGATGAGGATGTTATTAGGGAGGAAAGATTTCAGCTTGCGTGTTGGCTTAGTTGTGCATTCTCATCTATACGTGGTTTTTTAGCCGTGCTCTGTGTAGCATTTCTTGGGGTCTCGTGTGAATTCTGCCACTGTAGGAAGACTTGAATTTGAAATTGATGCATCCTGTTTTTTCTGTGTACAGTTCTCTTTCTGTAGGAGCCATTAGAGGATTGGAAACCGATTAACTATTTATGAAAATATCGAATTGAAGGAAAGTGTTCCTAGTTATCTTTGTGCGGTGAGGAAGGCTCTGGCGGGTGAATGTAGAGGTCATGTTCTTCTCCCCGTTGATTATGTCTAGCTTCTTACTCAATTCTTCGTTTATTACGGTAGTGACTTGAATTGTAACTACGGTGGTCCTAGAATTGTGTTCTTTATTACTGGTACATACTTGAAAAGATTACACAAACTAAACCTATAAACTGACGTGACTTTATGAAatctattagatttattttataataaaattaattttataatttaacatattacattaagttatatcaatttatgaatttacttttgcATAATCcctttatagttaaaatattttcttatatatatatatataagcaataAAACAAAGGGGCAAAACCACTTGAAGATTGTCTTCATCCATTCTTCTCCGTTTTGGTATTTGTGGTGAGAAACCAAACCTTACTTTAgcgaaaacaaattaaaagaagagGAATGCTATATATCATTCCACaccacactttatatattaaaatattattttttatttttattattttttattttattttatttttattaaactaattgaattattctatttatcatccacacactacatatttattatagaaaaaaattaaaataagtgtaatatgtgaagtgtgaggataataagaaaaattttccttaaaagaataTAGGTTCACAGAaaactaaaaagtaaaaagattactCATcttaaataacaataataatttaattaaatatatcaatttcatttaactattattataaacaaaattaattatttaattggatgtattatttttattttttaaacttaaataataataataataataataataataataataataataataataacagaaTGGAGAAGGGGAATGAATGATGTGatttaattgtaataatgatcatttaatgataatacagtatgataattgaaaatgtaacttcgtatgaataaaatttaatgcTTTGGaaagtatatagtaaatataagaTATAGATATGGTAATGAACTCAAAAGAGTTCCATTTGAcagtctctctttctcttcagGTTGCCACAGAAATCAACACCCATGACCAATTGAGTATCAAATCCATATGGGACCCACTATTAAACTCAAGTTGATTAATATTCTTAACTTTTATAAGAAACAGCAGCATAAGCAAATTTTAGAATAGGACATAGGAGCATCTTGTGATTCAACAACCAAATTATTGAAATCAATATGTACATGACAAAGCTTTAGCAACAGTGTATGACATTATTGTGCGTGTTTTAAACGCGCAAAGGCTCAGTAGCTTTCTTCAGCCATCCCTTCTCAGACTCATTCAAGTAGGGAGCGAGAATATCCCTACACTTTGAATGGTAACCATTTAGCCAATCCATCTCTTCACGAGTTAAAAGGCTCAACTCAATCAGCTTTCTCTGGTATGGTGCCTGCATGTCAAATGCAAAACAACAAATTCTAGCTATCTATAATCTGCTGTTTCCATGCAAATACAACAAGCTCAATTTGTATAAGAATCATCAAATACAAGACACATTCGGCTTGGCAGACGGCACATTTGTTTCTCGTCTTTCACACACAAATATAGGAGTAACACCCACAGTGAATCATGTTATcattgttattgttattattctttttatattctTGCTACAGAACCTTCTTTCAAGTTATGAGATATAGTTGAGAGGGTTAAAGAGTATAAATGTAAGGGCATATTACTTCTTTTCCACCTTAAACTATGAGGTCACTTGCAATGTCCCTTCTAAAATTCAGATTTGAGATATGAACCCCAAAAACTACAGGTCAGTTGCAATGTTCTCTAACATTAAATTTTCTTGTATTTCGTCTTGAAGTTCATGTCTTAATCAAACTATCACACAATAACGTGCTTATTGCTCAATGTTTTGATAATGTGATAGGCATGTTAAAGTCAATGACTATACAAATGACCTCATAGTTTAGGGTGAGAAAATTCGCTTCATCCTAAAAGTTAAATCTCAGAAGGCATAGTATATGCTATATTTCCATTTAAACGGCAAAGGACTGGTCAGTTGAATAGATACCAATTTTTGGAATCAGTTGCATATTAAGTAGTGTTCTAAGCAAAGAAGCTCTGGTCAATTGGCATTCAAAGGAGCAtttgtacaaaaaaaatttaataacaaaaatgaaataaactaCGAAAGGCATTTTTAGAGTATAATAAGAGGCTGGGAGTTGAAACCAGCTAAATGACATGCATGATTGACGGCCAATTGGTGCAGAATCTTCATCAGTTCCAAATCAAAACTAGGTGAAACatataccattttttttttttagagaggagagaagaagagggggggggggggggggggggggggggttcaaacaaagtgaaaaaattaacaaacaaaAGATTTAGATGATTTCCGAAGATGGATGTATCAGAACTTACCCATGTTATGTGCTCGAAAGACAAGTAACCCTTGTCAGCAAAGTTGAATTTTGTACCAGCTTCCTTTATTACCAGCACATTCTCCAATCTTATGCCGAAGTTCTCGTCCTCATAGTAACCAGGTTCTGACAATTGCAATTCCAATCCATTGTTATTAAAGTTGCAATGGCATGGTAGGAATCCTTCAATTCTTAGGAAAAAGATCAAGTTTGAGGAAATAAACCCAGAACCATGATATTGAGATACAAAACTTCCGATTGAGTTTAAACTATAACAGCATGTGAAATTACTTATCTTGAGACCATTTGACTAATTCACCATTGTGGACTATTGTCCCAAAAGTCCTTGGAACAAATATGCCCGAGCAAAATATCAGTTGAGAACACACAGAACAAGTATGCATGCACAGCAGTGAAGATTGAGCAGCAAGAAACAgaacaaaataaactaaatgGGAGAAGGTAAAACAGCAGATTTGAGATTCCTAAGCATTTTAGCACTAGATGCCAAGGATCGTAGGATGCCAGGGTATTTATTTACCATATAATAAAACCTTTCTAAGCAGGAAATCATTAGCAACTATGTCCACCATCCTggctatattttttttgataagtccaTCCTGGCTATAATTACCAGATGGAATCAACCAAATAGTATGGCAGTCCATGTGGCTGTCCAAAGTCTGGTATATAATGTTCTGTAGTCTTAGCAAAAAAACCGTAGTCAATGGCAAGGATATTAACCGTCTGTTACAGTCATGGATGCTTGTAGCGGCACATTTCGAGCCTGGGGCCTGAAACTGATCAAATGAGGTCCTGTAGagtggaaaaggaaaaaacccTGTAATTAAATCAAATCAATCTGGGTAGAGAATAGCCAAAGGCAAGAAGTTATCCTTCATCCGTTACCTTCATGAACATTTAGGTAAGACCCAATTCCATGACCAGTACCATGACGGTAATCAAGACCATCCTTCCACAAAGGAACTCGAGCAAGAATGTCTAGGGCCTGACCTGAAAAGGCACGCAGATGCAAATGTTTCCACTTCATCTTTAAATGTGGCAGATCAATAGaaatacacttaaaaaagaTCTTTGTTTGAAtgtggaaaaaataaaacataaaagaataaaaagaacttGTTATACCATTAGTTCCATTAGGAAATCGAGCATTTCCGAGAGCAATATGGCCCTTGAGGACCTGCACAAAATGCATCAAATTAAGCAACTTcttaagaacaaaaaatattgaTCACCAAAAAGAATACCTATATACGCAtacccacacacacacataaatatCTATggggagagagacagagacagagatttaaaaagagaaaaagaggtaCAATAAAAGTTTGGCCCAATAAATATAGTAAAAGAATATGAAATTTAAATCCTTTGCTAAATTCATACAAATTGGAGAATGAAatagcaatttgaaaaatagaaagaaagaaagaaagaaattctcTCAAAGCGTAGGCAACTGAACTGAACAAAATCTCACCTTCATTAATTGGTTCAGAGAAATGGAATATGTCACTATAGCACCACATAAAACAACCAAatttaacagaaaaataaactcCTTAAATTTTCCTTGTTTTCTTACTTTTCTTTGTGCTTATTATTTAATGATGTTAAAAATTGCTTTGATGAATgactaaaattttaatcttagagaggaaaaaaaattattatggaaAAGATATTGTAGGTTCCGCTGAGAAACAGGAAAATGATTCAGGTGATTCATGCTCCTGTGGGCTGTTGGGATGGGGATGTGGTTCTAACTGCAGGTAATGGGCACATCTGCAGAACAATTTATCACTGGTTTTCCAACATGAACATTATCGACTAGGCTTAATCTTGCAACTAAATTGCGTGCTTCCAAGCACAAACTCCTTCAGTAatattcattgatttttttaatatagccCAACATTTCAGAACTACTGAGTGATTTCCATCATATAAACTGTTCCTCAATCAGTTACGTTTGTAGGATAATCAAAAGGACACCTTAGCATACAAAGCCATAAATTGTTCTGCCCACAAGAATCAAatcgtttttttttatttttagacaaGGCCTGCTAATGACATCTCCCTCTGGGGAAAAGCTatatttcaaagttcaaactaatatggtttttttatattttgataaatgattttaaataaatatgataacaGTTGGGACAAACTAAACTACCAAATGAAGTGGAAGACACTTACTGCAGTATAGCATGCTTTCTCGTGTTCTGAAGGTTTCCCAAAATGAACTGTCCGTGTTATATCAGTTGTTCCATCCAGGTACTTCGAGCACACCATCAACATTATCGGTAGCAGAATAGAAGCATCAAGGATATTTCAGaactaaaatataaaagttgaaaCAATTTATGACTATTATTTTGGTTATGGCTATGTTGCAAACAATTTATGataatttcaaattgaaaaagtaAACTACCTATGATATTTGACAAACCTGTGCTCCTGAATCAAAAAGATAGATTCTGTCCGGATCAAACTCGGCGCATGTTTCTGCATGTGGGGCATAATGGATGATTGCTGCATTGGGGCCAACTGATGAAATAGTACGAAAACTTAAGCCTCTGAAATACTGCAACCATAACACAAAATAATCATCATGTCAAACTATGCAGACAGAGATAAATTAAACTGCATTCCACAGTTCCAATTCCAGCAACCAATTCAAGGTCTTTCATATTACTTTTTATCCTTGAATATCTCAGGTAGCTTTATCCCAGTTAACTTTAATAACCAAGAACATTTCACACTGAAactatcattttcaaataacatgaaaataaataatcatctcTAATGCCAGATCATTAGTTTTGATGGCAAAAAAGGTACTGAAATAGGGATATACATGAATGAGTACTTATTTTATTGTGATACCTTATCACATGAGTTGTCATGGACAGGGAGACAACAGAATACCCCCCTCCCTTTCACCACCACACTGTGGCTGGTGGGTTAGTGGGCAGGTGGGCCTCACGCAATACTGAGAACTGGGAATGGATTTACTGCtgcttcttaaaatcatttcagACATAGTGATTTTCCTTTAACAGGTATAATCTATCAGATTATAACCTTTTGCAACCCCTTTAAGTGATTGAGTCATTTAGACTGAAAAGAAAGCAAGGAAGCAaccagaaatatatatatatatttatataaggaaAGCCTCAACTGGATTCATTGGACCCCAGTTTCACCGTAAAAAAATCAGATTAAAGAAGATGATAACATGAATCATTTCTTCAAATGAATACTCAAATTTACACAGAACAGGTCTGGCTGTGTCAAAAAGGGTAGGCAtgctaaaatttttcttttacgtaCATAGAAATCTCACATGAAAACGACGTTACCTCTTTTGATGCTCGAAAACTCTCCAGCTTATCACTTGCACTCACCTCTGTCAGCTTCAAGGTTTCCCTGCCATAAGTTCATTGCAACAACATGCCAAAATACCAATCAGCAACTTGTAAACTCCTGTCACTGCAAATATGTTCTGTGCATTTTGTGCTACAACGAATAATGAATCAATACTGATAGTAATCAAATAAGTTAAGGACTTGCAAtacataatttcaaacagagaaaaaaagagGTCAATGAGTAGATGGGGAAAAATGCACAAGCTCCACTCATTTTGCCATGTGAAGAATAATAGTGGTACTGCCATAGAAGGTAATGCTTTCTATGCAGTATTGTCACAAAACTTAGTGTTAGAAGATGAAGTTCTCATTCAATTATATGTATCGGCAATTTATACCATGTGAAACATAAGTTCATTTTTAGTGCcactatatttttttcctaGTAGTACCAATAAGTTATATGATATGTCAACTTTCACTGAAATAATTTATCAGTTTATGCCTGGACTATGATACATCTCACTAACAACTGTGGACTTAATCCATGAGAAGCGCTAGCATAGTAAATCAGGATAACAAACTCACAAATGCTTTTTCTGGTTCACTCCTATACCCTCCAAAAAGTAGCCAGAAGCACCATAAATCTCTTGCATCTGCAATGAATAAGATTAGGCATCATTTTCAT
This genomic interval from Carya illinoinensis cultivar Pawnee chromosome 2, C.illinoinensisPawnee_v1, whole genome shotgun sequence contains the following:
- the LOC122296853 gene encoding BES1/BZR1 homolog protein 2-like, which translates into the protein MSGGGSSGRLPTWKERENNKRRERRRRAIAAKIYAGLRAEGNYKLPKHCDNNEVLKALCGEAGWLVEDDGTTYRKGCKPPPAEIAGTSINLSASSSLQPSPQSSNFASPIPSYHASPSSSSFPSPTRFDADPSSYLLPFLCNITSIPTNLPTLRISNSAPVTPPLSSPTSKGSKRKPDWESLFNGSQNSFRHPLFAASAPASPTRRHHMTPATIPECDESDASTVDSGCGVSLQKVAHLAAPPSPTFNLMKPVAQQGFLRDVDGHGGLDWGAAAQRGRGAEFEFESGNVKPWEGERIHEVGAEDLELTLGSGKGCC